A genome region from Gadus chalcogrammus isolate NIFS_2021 chromosome 7, NIFS_Gcha_1.0, whole genome shotgun sequence includes the following:
- the LOC130386028 gene encoding LOW QUALITY PROTEIN: zinc finger protein 268-like (The sequence of the model RefSeq protein was modified relative to this genomic sequence to represent the inferred CDS: substituted 1 base at 1 genomic stop codon): MSPCGPTLEEQLSSIMDLLAKGAVSEISQLFSEGSATIHLQLTRSMKENQALRRRMMVMRSKIFSLRLQTRSNASCAARHFALARAIVCKPQTKPLGNEHCDDFGDRSTQRGATSDGLHVDAPGSSHLSSHSEELRILSVHGKGGGPLALHGHDALFTTSKQEAPSSLSTEHSVVKSLERGEQLVRREELTGQQTPDTILTKDEEDIGGGMPAVEDCDDFGDCSTQPSVTLDSLHVDAPGSSHMSSHDGELRILSVHGKGEDPLAVDGHDNIFTVFKLETLNSLSAEHSVAKSLERGEQLVHREELTGHRGGGKDRPAVLSGECFPDKTNKVIHRRTHTGEKPYGCDQCTERFKLKDSLKSHMRRTHSGLKPYSCDQCVKCYFTSYHLTRHMETHFREKPYRCDQCMKRFISSSCLKSHMRRTHSGLKPYSCDQCVKCYYRSSHLKRHMTTHSREKPYRCNQCLKRFMRSSNLTVHMRTHSEEKPYRCDQCMKRFISSSHLKIHMRTHSREKPYSCDQCVKRFISSSHLKIHMRTHSGEKPYRCKQCVKCFNQSGHLKRHVRTHSGEKPYRCNQCVKCFSRNSSLKVHMRTHSGEKPXRCNASLKSDTSQNSNHLSSKHFRVISIGKGSTFRPLVFCILLWVFIHNSIHLLINMSPCGPTLEEQLSSIMDVLAKGAVSEISQLLLEGSATIRLQLTRSMKENQALRMRMKVMRSTLFSLRIQTRSNASCAASRFTLARANVCKPQTKPQGDEHCDDFGDRSTQRDTTSESLYAPGSSHMSSHSEELRILSVHGKGEGPLALDGHDTLFTASKREALNSLSADHSVVKSLERGEQLVRREELTVQQQTPDTILIKDEEDIGGGMPAVEYCADFGDCSTQHGATLDSLHVDAPGSSHMSSHNRELRILSVYGNGEGPLTGDGHDNLFTAFKPEALSSLPAVHSVGKSLERGEQLVHREELTGQQQTPDTILTKDEEDIGGGMPAVEDCDDFGDRSTQRGAPSAGLHVDAPGSSHMSSHSEELRILSVHGKGEGPLALHGHDTLFTASEPEALSSLSTEHSRAKSLERGEQLVHREELTGHQGGGKDRPAVLSGECFPDKTNMVIHRRTHTGEKPYGCDQCPERFKLKDSLKSHMRRTHSGEKPYRCDQCVKCYYRSSHLKRHMNTHSGEKPYRCNQCVKRFMSSSHLKIHMRTHSGEKPYSCNQCVKRFSRNSHLTVHMRTHSGEKPYSCDYCLKRFRESASLKIHMRTHSGEKPYRCDQCMKRFSQRSTLKSHMRTHSGEKPYRCNQCVKRFSTSSNLNVHMRTHSGEKPYRCDQCVKRFSRSCILKVHMRTHSGEKP; encoded by the exons ATGTCACCATGCGGCCCAACTTTGGAAGAACAGCTTTCGTCCATAATGGATTTACTTGCGAAAGGTGCTGTATCTGAGATTAGCCAACTGTTCTCGGAAGGCTCGGCTACGATTCACTTGCAATTAACTCGGAGCATGAAAGAAAACCAAgcgctgaggaggaggatgatggtgatgaggagTAAGATATTTTCTTTGCGGCTTCAAACGAGATCAAATGCATCGTGTGCAGCCAGACATTTTGCCCTGGCTCGAGCCATCGTCTGCAAACCACAGACTAAACCACTGGGAAatg AACACTGCGATGACTTTGGAGACCGCAGCacacagcgcggcgccacctcagatggtctgcatgtggacgcccctggctcctcccacctgtccagtcacagcgaggagctgaggatCCTGAGCGTCCACGGAAAAGGGGGGGGCCCACTGGCGCTGCACGGCCATGACGCCCTCTTCACCACGTCCAAACAGGAGGCTCCGAGCTCGCTGTCCACGGAACACAGCGTggtcaagagcctggagcgcggcgagcagctggtccgccgtgaggagctgactgggcag cagaccccagacaccattttaaccaaggatgaagaggatattggtggaggcatgcccgctgtag aagactgcgatgactTTGGGGACTGCAGCACACAACCCAGCGTCACCTTGGATAGTCTGCATGTGGACgctcctggctcctcccacatgtcaagtcaTGACGGGGAGCTGAGGATCCTGAGTgtccacggaaaaggggaggacccactggcggtggacggccatgacaacATCTTCACCGTGTTCAAACTGGAGActctgaactcgctgtctgcggaacACAGCGTGgcaaagagcctggagcgcggcgagcagctggtccaccgtgaggagctgactgggcatcggGGCGGCGGCAAGGACCGGCCCGCTGTGTTGTCTGGCGAGTGTTTTCCCGACAAAACCAATAAGGTCATCCACAGGCGTacccacaccggcgagaagccctacgggTGCGACCAGTGCACGGAGCGCTTCAAACTGAAAGACagcctgaagagccacatgaggagGACTCACTCGGGGCTGAAGCCCTACAGTTGTGATCAATGCGTGAAGTGCTACTTTACGAGCTATCACCTGACGAGGCACATGGAGACTCACTtcagggagaagccctacaggtgtgaccaatgcatgaagcgctTCATTTCGAGCTCTtgcctgaagagccacatgaggaggactcactctgggctGAAGCCCTACAGTTGTGATCAATGCGTGAAGTGCTACTATAGGAGCTCTCACCTGAAGAGGCACATGACGACTCACTccagggagaagccctacaggtgcaACCAATGCTTGAAGCGATTCATGAGGAGTTCCAATCTGacggtccacatgaggactcactccgaggagaagccctacaggtgtgaccaatgcatgaagcgctTCATTTCGagctctcacctgaagatccacatgaggactcactccagggagaagccctacagttgtgatcaatgcgtgaagcgcttcatttcgagctctcacctgaagatccacatgaggactcactccggggagaagccctacaggtgtaagCAATGCGTGAAGTGCTTCAATCAGAGCGGTCACCTGAAGAGACAcgtgaggactcactccggggagaagccctacaggtgtaaccAATGCGTGAAGTGCTTCAGTCGGAATTCCAGCCTGAAGGtccacatgagaactcactccggcgagaagccctgaAGGTGCAACGCCAGCCTCA AAAGCGACACCTCCCAG AATTCGAACCACCTTTCCTCCAAGCACTTCCGGGTCATCTCCATAGGAAAGGGAAGTACTTTTCGACCGCTCGTATTTTGTATTCTATTGTGGGTTTTTATCCACAACAGTATACATTTGTTAATAAACATGTCACCGTGCGGCCCAACTTTGGAAGAACAGCTTTCGTCCATAATGGATGTACTTGCGAAAGGTGCTGTATCTGAGATTAGCCAACTGCTCTTGGAAGGCTCGGCTACGATTCGCTTGCAATTAACTCGGAGCATGAAAGAAAACCAAGcgctgaggatgaggatgaaggtGATGAGGAGTACGCTGTTTTCTTTGCGGATTCAAACGAGATCAAATGCATCGTGTGCGGCAAGTCGTTTTACCCTGGCTCGAGCCAACGTCTGCAAACCACAGACTAAACCACAGGGAGatg AACACTGCGATGACTTTGGAGACCGCAGCACACAGCGCgacaccacctcagagagtctttacgcccctggctcctcccacatgtccagtcacagcgaggagctgaggatcctgagcgtccacggaaaaggggagggcccactggcgctggacggccatgacacacTCTTCACCGCGTCCAAACGGGAGGCcttgaactcgctgtctgcagaCCACAGCGTggtcaagagcctggagcgcggcgagcagcTGGTGCGCCGCGAGGAGCTGACTGTGCAG caacagaccccagacaccattttaatcaaggatgaagaggatattggtggaggcatgcctgctgtag AATACTGCGCTGACTTTGGAGACTGCAGCACACAACACGGCGCCACCTTGGATAGTCtgcatgtggacgcccctggctcctcccacatgtcaagtcacaatagggagctgcggatcctgagcgtctaTGGAAATGGGGAGGGCCCACTGACGGGGGATGGCCATGACAACCTCTTCACCGCATTCAAACCGGAGGCTCTGAGCTCGCTGCCCGCGGTACACAGCGTGGgaaagagcctggagcgcggcgagcagctggtccaccgtgaggagctgactgggcag cagcagaccccagacaccattttaaccaaggatgaagaggatattggtggaggcatgcccgctgtag aagactgcgatgactTTGGAGACCGCAGCACACAGCGCGGCGCCCCCTCAGCTGGTCtgcatgtggacgcccctggctcctcccacatgtccagtcacagcgaggagctgaggatcctgagcgtccacggaaaaggggagggcccactggcgctgcacggccatgacaccctcttcactgCGTCCGAACCAGAGGCTCTGAGCTCGCTGTCCACGGAACACAGCAGGGCAAAGAGCCTGGAACGTggcgagcagctggtccaccgtgaggagctgactgggcatcagggcggcGGCAAGGACCGGCCCGCTGTGTTGTCTGGCGAGTGTTTTCCCGACAAAACCAATATGGTCATCCACAGGCGTacccacaccggcgagaagccgtaCGGGTGCGACCAGTGCCCGGAGCGCTTCAAACTGAAAGACagcctgaagagccacatgaggaggactcactccggggagaagccctacaggtgtgatcAATGCGTGAAGTGCTACTATAGGAGCTCTCACCTGAAGAGGCACATGAatactcactctggggagaagccctacaggtgtaaccaatgcgtgaagcgcttcatgtcgagctctcacctgaagatccacatgaggactcactccggggagaagccctacagctgtaaccaatgcgtgaagcgcttcagtcggaaTTCCCACCTGacggtccacatgaggactcactccggggagaagccctacagttgTGACTATTGCCTGAAGCGCTTCAGGGAAAGCGCttccctgaagatccacatgaggactcactctggggagaagccctacaggtgtgaccaatgcatgaagcgcttcagtcagcgCTCCActctgaagagccacatgaggactcactctggggagaagccctacaggtgtaaccaatgcgtgaagcgcttcagtaCGAGTTCAAACCTGAatgtccacatgaggactcactccggggagaagccctacaggtgtgaccaatgcgtgaagcgcttcagtcgtAGTTGCATCCTgaaggtccacatgaggactcactccggggagaagccctga
- the LOC130386029 gene encoding B-type lectin plumieribetin-like: protein MTQFNFIATNQELRKGDSLMSQDGSHKAIFQDDGNFVIYKWSPSWHSNTANDGGIRVLLQEDNNLVMYTKERKAVWSSVTWNEANSNKMRLTMTNEGHLVLDKDAQTVWSSENSEGQKEC from the exons ATGACGCAATTCAACTTCATAGCCACCAACCAGGAGCTTCGTAAGGGCGACTCCCTTATGAGTCAAGATGGGAGCCACAAAGCAATCTTTCAG GATGACGGCAATTTTGTCATCTACAAGTGGTCTCCAAGCTGGCATTCCAACACGGCTAACGATGGGGGAATCAGAGTTCTGCTGCAAGAGGACAACAACCTGGTTATGTACACCAAGGAGAGGAAAGCCGTGTGGTCCTCTGTCACCTGGAATGAAGCAAACTCCAACAAGATGCGTCTGACCATGACAAACGAAGGTCACCTGGTCCTGGACAAGGATGCTCAGACCGTCTGGAGCTCTGAGAATTCTGAAGGTCAGAAAGAGTGTTGA
- the LOC130386030 gene encoding B-type lectin plumieribetin-like yields MTQFNFIATNQELRKGDSLMSQDGSHKAIFQDDGNFVIYKWSPSWHSNTANDGGIRVLLQEDNNLVMYTKERKSVWSSVTWNEANSSKMRLTMTNEGHLVLDKDAQAIWSSENSEGQKEC; encoded by the exons ATGACGCAATTCAACTTCATAGCCACCAACCAGGAGCTTCGTAAGGGGGACTCCCTTATGAGTCAAGATGGGAGCCACAAAGCAATCTTTCAG GATGACGGCAATTTTGTCATCTACAAGTGGTCTCCAAGCTGGCATTCCAACACGGCTAACGATGGGGGAATCAGAGTTCTGCTGCAAGAGGACAACAACCTGGTTATGTACACCAAGGAGAGGAAATCCGTGTGGTCCTCTGTCACCTGGAATGAAGCGAACTCCAGCAAGATGCGTCTGACCATGACAAACGAAGGTCACCTGGTCCTGGACAAGGATGCTCAGGCCATCTGGAGCTCTGAGAATTCTGAAGGTCAGAAAGAGTGTTGA